A region of Nitrospinota bacterium DNA encodes the following proteins:
- the mqnC gene encoding dehypoxanthine futalosine cyclase, with protein sequence MTVAEDILDDVLSGQRLEDDEAAHLLSSMEITLLGMAAHQTRLRKKPEPVVTYIIDRNINYTNICVSGCKFCAFYRMEGDEDAYVLSEVELDQKIAETVSMGGAQILLQGGLHPTLPLEWYEQTLGAIKAKHKINIHGFSPPEIVHLAELSDLEIPDVLRRLKEAGLDSIPGGGAEILSDRSRNQISPGKCSADEWIEVMRQAHRLGMRTTATMMFGHMETLEERVESMRRIRDLQDETGGFTAFIPWTFQPENTAMPVTAKSGGFDYLKTLAVARLYLDNVDNIQASWVTQGPKMAQVSLFFGANDMGSTMIEENVVAAAGVAFRLSEKDVRGIIESAGMVPRKRNMRYEYLD encoded by the coding sequence GTGACCGTAGCCGAGGATATTCTTGACGATGTCCTTTCTGGCCAGCGGCTGGAAGATGACGAGGCGGCCCACCTGCTAAGCTCAATGGAGATCACCCTGCTGGGCATGGCGGCGCACCAGACGCGGCTCCGGAAAAAACCGGAGCCTGTGGTGACTTACATCATTGACCGGAACATCAACTACACCAACATCTGCGTGTCGGGATGCAAGTTCTGCGCTTTCTACCGGATGGAGGGGGACGAAGACGCTTATGTGCTCTCCGAAGTGGAGCTTGACCAAAAGATAGCCGAAACCGTTTCAATGGGCGGCGCGCAGATTCTCCTGCAAGGCGGGCTACATCCCACCCTTCCCCTGGAGTGGTACGAGCAAACTCTCGGCGCCATCAAGGCCAAACATAAAATAAACATCCACGGGTTCTCCCCACCGGAAATAGTCCATCTGGCGGAACTTTCCGATCTTGAGATTCCTGATGTTTTGCGCCGCCTGAAAGAAGCCGGGCTGGACTCCATCCCCGGCGGCGGGGCCGAGATTTTAAGCGACCGCTCGCGAAACCAGATAAGCCCCGGCAAATGCTCGGCGGACGAATGGATAGAGGTAATGCGCCAGGCCCACAGGCTTGGCATGCGCACCACCGCCACCATGATGTTCGGCCACATGGAAACCCTGGAGGAACGGGTGGAAAGCATGCGCCGCATCCGGGACCTGCAAGACGAAACCGGCGGGTTCACAGCTTTCATCCCGTGGACGTTCCAGCCGGAGAACACCGCCATGCCAGTCACCGCGAAAAGCGGCGGGTTCGATTATTTAAAGACCCTGGCGGTAGCCCGGCTGTATCTGGACAATGTGGATAACATCCAGGCCTCCTGGGTAACCCAGGGGCCGAAGATGGCCCAGGTCTCCCTGTTCTTCGGAGCCAACGACATGGGCTCCACCATGATAGAAGAAAACGTGGTGGCGGCGGCGGGCGTGGCGTTCCGTTTATCGGAAAAGGATGTGCGTGGCATTATCGAAAGCGCCGGGATGGTTCCCCGCAAACGCAACATGCGGTACGAGTATCTGGATTAA
- a CDS encoding HlyC/CorC family transporter encodes MDPALTLILIIFCLLSEGFFSGSELALISYNRIKMRHLAESGSRGASAVEALLKQPDKVFGATSMGTNISVFAASSIATVYFAERFAEADADFYSFIIMGPVTLILGEIVPKTLFRQRADFIAPYLAGPLSAAQKLFMPALFATSGVARLFAMVFLGGKSVPSALVSREEIISLTRMSEETLSLAHDEKKMIQKIFEFKTNTLESVMRPLVTVVGVPTVTTIGEVKARIAECGYSRLPVFHERIFNIVGVISAFDVLKHADHNMRVDKVMSPAVYAPLTMRNSSLLKEMQERNIHMAVVVDEYGGAIGITTLEDLAEEVVGEIEDEYDRPVKLYERVGDSEYLIDAHMEIDSINEELGLALPKGDYETLSGLINDALERIPRAGEKMAFHNHIITVEDSTPRGVKSARVEDLRPKPAQERNS; translated from the coding sequence ATGGATCCGGCGCTGACGCTTATTCTTATAATTTTCTGTCTCCTGTCGGAAGGGTTTTTCTCCGGCTCGGAGCTGGCGCTCATCTCGTACAACCGTATCAAGATGCGCCACCTGGCCGAAAGCGGATCCCGGGGAGCCTCGGCGGTGGAGGCTCTGTTAAAACAGCCCGACAAGGTTTTCGGCGCAACATCCATGGGCACCAACATAAGCGTGTTCGCCGCATCGTCCATCGCCACGGTATATTTCGCCGAACGGTTTGCCGAAGCGGACGCCGACTTCTACTCGTTCATCATCATGGGCCCGGTAACGCTTATTCTAGGCGAGATAGTGCCTAAAACGCTGTTCCGCCAACGGGCGGATTTTATAGCGCCTTATCTTGCCGGGCCCCTTTCTGCGGCGCAAAAACTTTTCATGCCAGCCCTTTTCGCCACCTCCGGCGTGGCCCGCCTGTTCGCCATGGTGTTCCTTGGGGGCAAAAGCGTACCTTCGGCGCTGGTAAGCCGGGAAGAGATTATTTCCCTCACGCGGATGAGCGAGGAAACCCTGTCGCTGGCTCACGATGAGAAAAAGATGATCCAGAAGATATTCGAGTTCAAAACGAACACGCTGGAGTCGGTCATGCGGCCGCTGGTGACGGTGGTTGGCGTTCCCACGGTGACAACCATCGGCGAGGTGAAGGCCCGGATAGCCGAATGCGGCTACTCCCGTCTGCCGGTGTTCCATGAGCGTATCTTCAACATCGTGGGCGTTATAAGCGCCTTTGACGTGCTCAAGCACGCCGACCATAACATGCGGGTGGACAAAGTGATGAGCCCGGCCGTATATGCCCCGCTGACCATGAGGAACTCCAGCCTGCTAAAGGAGATGCAGGAGAGGAACATCCACATGGCCGTAGTGGTGGACGAGTACGGCGGCGCCATAGGCATAACCACCCTTGAAGACCTGGCGGAAGAAGTGGTGGGCGAAATTGAGGACGAGTACGACCGCCCCGTTAAGCTTTATGAGCGGGTGGGCGACAGCGAATACCTGATAGACGCCCACATGGAGATAGACAGCATCAACGAAGAGCTGGGGCTTGCCCTGCCCAAAGGGGATTACGAAACCCTGAGCGGGTTGATAAACGACGCGCTGGAGCGCATCCCCAGGGCGGGCGAGAAAATGGCCTTCCACAACCATATCATCACCGTGGAGGATTCCACCCCCAGGGGTGTGAAATCAGCGCGGGTGGAGGATTTGAGACCCAAGCCGGCGCAGGAGCGTAATTCGTGA